One Proteinivorax tanatarense DNA segment encodes these proteins:
- the istA gene encoding IS21 family transposase: MKRWDMFAKIKENRSRGLNKSQVARLLEIDYKTVSKYWDMEFDEFSELHNTAQSRRKKVDKYKKQILEWIKEYRDMSAAQIYDWLLEKHGELDFKERTLRLYVNKLRKEYDLPKVTSVRQYEEIENLPMGYQAQVDLGEIWLKTHDNKRVKAYCFGMVLSHSRYKFVWWSDKPFTTSSFIKAHNKAFEYFGGRPKEIVYDQDKVLVVSENNGDILYTEGFQNYLNSLKFKVYLCRKADPESKGKVEAVVKYAKNNFAKHRKFVDIESFNDDNLKWLERTGNKKVHETTKKVPAEVFALEKEHLMPIPTLFAESTDTKILTYLVRKNNTVFYKQNRYQVPIGTYSPGKEVNLSVKKDCIEIIDKDTNELIITHKIAKGKGQLVTIDHPDRQKSRKYSCDEMREKVLKSLGETDKAITFVDIIRAEKSRYFKDQSNLIIKTVTSENPSLVQKAIDYCVERKLYSAGMLKDTIQYFKEEEKRQLNKKYFKADISTPSKYQDLKPEIRSIEEYTNSLKGDSHSGEIGANQRKC, encoded by the coding sequence TTGAAGAGGTGGGATATGTTTGCCAAAATTAAAGAAAATAGGTCTAGGGGATTAAATAAATCCCAAGTTGCAAGGCTACTAGAGATTGACTACAAGACCGTATCAAAGTACTGGGATATGGAGTTTGATGAGTTTTCAGAGCTCCATAATACAGCTCAATCACGGAGAAAGAAGGTGGATAAATACAAAAAGCAAATTTTAGAATGGATTAAAGAATACCGAGATATGTCAGCCGCTCAGATTTATGATTGGCTTTTAGAAAAACATGGTGAGCTAGATTTTAAGGAAAGAACTCTAAGGCTCTATGTAAACAAGCTTAGAAAAGAATATGACTTGCCCAAAGTGACATCAGTTAGGCAGTATGAAGAAATAGAAAATCTTCCTATGGGGTATCAAGCTCAAGTTGATCTAGGAGAGATATGGCTTAAGACACATGATAATAAAAGAGTAAAAGCATATTGTTTTGGAATGGTTTTATCCCATTCAAGATACAAGTTCGTATGGTGGTCGGACAAGCCATTTACAACATCAAGTTTCATCAAAGCCCACAACAAAGCTTTTGAGTACTTTGGCGGCAGACCCAAAGAGATAGTTTATGATCAAGATAAAGTACTAGTAGTTTCTGAAAACAATGGAGATATATTATATACCGAAGGATTTCAAAATTATCTTAACTCTCTTAAGTTTAAAGTGTACCTTTGCAGAAAGGCTGATCCTGAAAGCAAAGGCAAAGTAGAAGCTGTAGTAAAGTATGCCAAGAATAACTTCGCTAAACATAGAAAATTTGTAGATATTGAATCCTTTAATGATGATAATCTAAAATGGCTAGAAAGAACCGGCAATAAAAAAGTCCATGAAACAACAAAGAAGGTACCGGCAGAAGTGTTTGCTCTGGAAAAGGAACACTTAATGCCAATACCTACCCTCTTTGCTGAATCAACTGATACTAAAATTTTAACCTATCTAGTAAGAAAAAACAATACAGTATTTTACAAACAAAACAGATATCAAGTACCCATAGGGACTTATTCACCAGGTAAAGAAGTTAATTTATCAGTTAAAAAAGATTGTATCGAAATAATTGATAAAGATACTAATGAGTTGATTATCACACATAAAATTGCTAAAGGAAAAGGTCAGCTAGTAACAATAGACCACCCAGATAGGCAAAAATCAAGAAAGTACAGTTGCGACGAAATGCGTGAGAAAGTTTTAAAAAGTTTAGGAGAAACTGATAAGGCAATAACGTTTGTTGATATCATTAGGGCTGAAAAATCTAGATACTTTAAAGATCAATCTAACCTAATAATTAAAACAGTGACATCTGAAAACCCGTCACTTGTACAAAAAGCTATTGATTACTGCGTTGAAAGAAAACTCTACAGCGCTGGCATGCTTAAGGATACAATCCAATACTTTAAGGAGGAAGAAAAACGACAACTTAATAAAAAGTACTTTAAGGCAGACATTTCTACCCCTTCAAAGTATCAGGATTTAAAGCCTGAAATAAGAAGTATTGAAGAGTATACTAATTCTTTGAAAGGGGACAGTCACAGTGGAGAAATTGGAGCTAATCAAAGAAAATGCTAA
- the istB gene encoding IS21-like element helper ATPase IstB, which yields MEKLELIKENAKKLKLDYLNTNASQVVQDADGKSISYQQFLLNILQEEMKLKEEKAQARRLKNAGFPTLKIIEDFDLDFQKSITQRQVNSLSELEWIDRMYNLIFLGPPGVGKTHLAIALGYRAVEMGYKVSFVTMNDLMHCLKTQEISRKSKGKINKVLSSSLLIIDELGYLPISREESNLFFQLITALHEQASLIITSNKGLEDWTELLGDPALTTAVLDRITHRCELFNMSGKSYRLAHRESFFEENSRF from the coding sequence GTGGAGAAATTGGAGCTAATCAAAGAAAATGCTAAAAAATTAAAGCTTGACTACTTAAATACAAACGCTTCTCAAGTCGTTCAAGATGCAGATGGAAAAAGCATTTCATATCAGCAATTTTTGTTAAACATACTTCAGGAAGAAATGAAACTAAAAGAAGAAAAAGCACAGGCAAGAAGGCTAAAAAACGCTGGTTTTCCTACACTTAAAATTATAGAAGATTTTGATTTAGATTTTCAAAAGTCCATAACTCAAAGACAAGTTAACAGTTTATCGGAATTGGAATGGATAGACCGTATGTATAATTTAATTTTTTTGGGCCCTCCTGGGGTCGGTAAAACTCACTTAGCAATAGCACTAGGCTACAGGGCTGTTGAGATGGGGTACAAGGTTAGCTTTGTTACTATGAACGACCTTATGCACTGTTTAAAAACCCAAGAGATATCAAGAAAAAGTAAAGGCAAAATAAATAAGGTTTTGTCCTCTAGCTTACTAATCATCGATGAACTAGGTTACTTGCCGATATCTAGGGAAGAGTCTAACCTGTTTTTCCAACTCATAACGGCACTTCATGAACAAGCATCACTTATTATTACCTCAAATAAAGGTCTAGAAGACTGGACTGAACTATTGGGTGACCCAGCTTTAACTACAGCTGTTTTAGATAGAATCACTCATAGATGTGAGTTATTTAATATGTCAGGTAAAAGTTATAGATTAGCACACAGAGAATCATTTTTTGAAGAAAATTCTAGGTTTTAA
- a CDS encoding IS110 family transposase codes for MLLASYSVDVGYYNHHVAIGLAGDILKDFEIPHSQKGFRYFFNQITSFVQAYEVSDIVVGMEGTNGHARPLDQMVKDKGYMLLNVNNLKFARFKEIFATPEKNDRMDARQIVTLMMMAPMMEQGKEVLQEVHNTSEIETKLKRISRRRHQIVKEKVIIQNRMQADLQSVCPGFLKMFASVDAFYVLRFLSCRPDLRKLKRLRLPTILKIQGVGKGHAKKLQRWQEKASFGSEVEWVGPMIAEDASRLLALKERLIELEKQIKSLVRQSRLGSLIRSIPGFGPICSGIIAAEIGTISRFDSEAGLAIYLGMAPLDNSSGLYEGTKSPKQVNKHAKKAMMQALQHHVRRVDESKVYFQKKCDEGKKYNQALRSLGRHLTRVIWSMIKNNRKYERREKETSKAA; via the coding sequence ATTCTACTTGCCAGTTACAGTGTAGACGTAGGTTATTACAATCATCATGTAGCTATAGGCTTAGCAGGAGATATTTTAAAGGATTTTGAGATACCCCATAGCCAGAAAGGGTTTAGGTATTTCTTTAATCAAATAACATCTTTTGTACAAGCTTATGAAGTATCAGACATAGTTGTTGGTATGGAGGGGACTAATGGCCATGCTCGGCCGCTAGATCAAATGGTTAAAGATAAAGGGTACATGTTACTAAATGTTAATAACCTAAAGTTTGCCCGTTTTAAAGAAATCTTCGCTACACCAGAGAAAAATGACCGCATGGATGCAAGACAAATAGTCACCCTTATGATGATGGCCCCAATGATGGAACAAGGCAAGGAAGTGCTTCAAGAAGTGCATAACACATCTGAGATTGAAACTAAATTAAAACGTATTAGTCGCCGTCGCCATCAGATAGTTAAAGAAAAAGTTATAATACAAAATAGAATGCAAGCAGATCTGCAATCTGTATGCCCAGGTTTTTTGAAAATGTTTGCATCTGTGGATGCCTTTTATGTACTGCGCTTTTTGAGCTGTCGTCCGGACTTGCGTAAGTTAAAAAGACTTAGATTACCGACAATACTCAAGATTCAAGGTGTTGGTAAAGGACATGCTAAAAAGTTACAAAGGTGGCAAGAGAAAGCTAGCTTTGGCTCAGAAGTAGAGTGGGTAGGCCCTATGATAGCAGAAGATGCTTCGCGCTTATTAGCCCTTAAAGAAAGGTTAATTGAATTAGAAAAACAAATCAAATCATTAGTTAGGCAGTCAAGATTGGGCTCTCTTATTCGAAGCATACCAGGCTTTGGACCTATTTGTTCTGGAATAATAGCTGCAGAAATAGGTACAATTAGTAGGTTTGACTCTGAGGCTGGGTTAGCAATCTACCTAGGTATGGCTCCTCTTGACAATAGTTCTGGCCTATATGAAGGAACAAAATCACCTAAACAAGTTAACAAACATGCGAAAAAAGCTATGATGCAAGCACTGCAGCATCATGTGCGAAGGGTTGATGAATCTAAAGTTTACTTCCAAAAAAAATGTGATGAAGGCAAGAAATACAATCAAGCTCTGCGGTCCTTAGGACGGCATTTAACAAGAGTAATATGGAGTATGATCAAAAACAATAGAAAATATGAACGTCGTGAAAAAGAAACAAGTAAAGCTGCGTAA
- a CDS encoding transposase: protein MARKPRVEYPGALYHVMCRGNNGETIFSKDVDKSYYIALISKYKKRYSFNLYAYCIMDNHAHMLIETGNTPLSKIMQGIQQSYTQWFNKRYNRTGHVFQQRYKALLCDRDSYLLQLIKHIHYNPVKANLKEGFNYKWSSHRDYLKLNKAFTVDVLFILEILGGNKINRGLKEYKRFMGLDEGPLKIEEYLIDEKEIYLMLQEFEQEVAASADDNEVDIDRIIDMVCEKVDISKKELAQKTKQQIYVDARKAIILLSTRYSTVTNIEISNRLGICSPVISNVKRRKGDVSDPVKMLMREVSQQIAKEY, encoded by the coding sequence ATGGCAAGAAAACCTAGAGTAGAATATCCTGGTGCACTCTACCATGTTATGTGTAGGGGCAACAATGGGGAAACCATCTTTAGTAAGGATGTAGATAAGTCTTATTATATTGCGTTGATTAGCAAGTATAAAAAGCGATATAGCTTTAACCTGTATGCTTATTGCATAATGGATAATCACGCTCATATGTTAATCGAAACAGGCAATACTCCATTATCAAAAATCATGCAAGGTATTCAGCAAAGCTATACCCAATGGTTTAATAAAAGGTATAATCGCACAGGTCACGTTTTTCAGCAGCGTTATAAAGCGCTACTATGTGACAGAGACTCGTATCTTCTACAATTAATTAAACATATCCACTATAACCCTGTTAAGGCTAACCTTAAGGAAGGTTTTAACTATAAGTGGAGCAGCCATAGGGATTATCTGAAACTAAATAAAGCTTTCACAGTAGATGTCCTTTTTATTCTTGAGATATTAGGTGGCAACAAAATAAATAGAGGATTGAAAGAATATAAAAGGTTTATGGGCTTGGATGAAGGACCGTTAAAGATTGAAGAATATTTAATTGACGAAAAAGAAATTTATTTAATGCTACAGGAGTTTGAACAAGAAGTAGCTGCTAGCGCAGATGATAATGAGGTTGATATAGATAGAATTATAGATATGGTTTGTGAGAAAGTTGACATTAGCAAAAAAGAACTGGCCCAAAAAACAAAACAGCAAATCTATGTAGATGCTAGAAAAGCAATTATATTATTAAGCACCAGATATAGTACTGTAACAAACATTGAAATTAGTAATAGGCTAGGGATTTGCTCACCTGTAATATCTAATGTTAAAAGAAGGAAAGGGGATGTATCAGATCCAGTGAAAATGTTAATGAGAGAGGTGTCTCAGCAGATAGCTAAGGAGTATTGA
- a CDS encoding IS110 family transposase, with protein sequence MSVTLTGMMPSLWEVALLVDVTLDYNFNWVQIKNRRENDARSADDSWCGRRLLQSSCSHRLAGDIVTDFEIPHSQKGFKYFFNQITSFVQAYEVSDIVVGMEGTNGHARPLDQMVKDKGYILLNVNNLKFARFKEIFATPGKNDRMDARQIVTLMMMAPMMEQGKEVLQEVHNISEIETKLKRISRRRQQIVQEKVIVQNRMQADLQSICPGFLSMFAQVDSLYVLRFLSCRSDIRKLKRLRLSTIRKIPGIGKGHAKKLQRWQQEASFGSEVEWVGPMISEDAARLLSLKEKLAELEKQIEILVKQSRLASLLLSIPGFGTICAGTIAAEIGTINRFDSEAGLAIYLGMAPLDNSSGLYEGTKSPKQVNKHAKRAMMTALGHHIRKVAESKTYYEKKRDEGKKYNQALRSLGRHLTRVIWSMIKHNRNYQTRKEEPTRVA encoded by the coding sequence GTGTCCGTAACGTTGACCGGGATGATGCCGTCCTTATGGGAAGTGGCTCTGCTAGTAGACGTAACGTTGGATTACAACTTTAATTGGGTGCAAATAAAAAATAGGAGGGAGAATGATGCAAGGTCAGCAGATGATAGTTGGTGTGGACGTAGGTTATTACAATCATCATGTAGCCATAGGTTAGCAGGCGATATCGTAACGGATTTTGAAATACCTCATAGTCAGAAAGGGTTTAAGTATTTCTTTAATCAAATAACCTCTTTTGTACAAGCTTATGAAGTATCAGACATAGTTGTTGGCATGGAGGGTACTAATGGTCATGCTCGGCCGCTAGATCAAATGGTTAAAGACAAAGGGTATATATTGCTCAATGTTAATAACCTAAAATTTGCCCGTTTTAAAGAGATCTTCGCTACACCAGGGAAAAATGACCGCATGGATGCAAGACAAATAGTCACCCTTATGATGATGGCCCCAATGATGGAACAAGGTAAGGAAGTGCTTCAAGAGGTACACAACATTTCTGAGATTGAAACTAAACTAAAGCGCATAAGCCGCCGGCGTCAACAAATAGTACAGGAAAAGGTTATAGTCCAAAATAGAATGCAAGCAGATCTGCAGTCTATATGCCCAGGTTTTTTAAGCATGTTTGCGCAAGTGGATTCACTTTATGTACTGCGCTTTTTAAGCTGCCGTTCAGACATACGTAAGTTAAAAAGGCTTAGATTATCAACTATACGAAAGATCCCAGGTATAGGCAAAGGTCATGCTAAAAAGCTTCAAAGATGGCAACAGGAAGCAAGCTTTGGTTCAGAAGTAGAATGGGTAGGACCTATGATATCAGAAGATGCTGCTCGACTATTATCCCTAAAAGAGAAACTAGCAGAGTTAGAAAAGCAGATTGAGATACTAGTAAAGCAGTCTAGATTAGCATCTCTTCTTTTGAGTATACCAGGGTTTGGGACCATTTGTGCTGGAACTATAGCAGCAGAAATAGGCACAATTAATAGGTTTGATTCTGAGGCTGGGCTGGCAATCTATTTAGGCATGGCTCCCCTTGATAACAGTTCTGGCTTGTATGAAGGAACAAAGTCACCTAAACAGGTTAACAAGCATGCAAAAAGGGCCATGATGACTGCTTTAGGACACCATATACGGAAGGTTGCAGAATCTAAGACTTACTATGAAAAAAAGCGTGATGAAGGCAAAAAATACAACCAAGCTTTGCGTTCCTTAGGACGGCACCTAACAAGAGTTATATGGAGTATGATTAAACATAACCGTAATTATCAAACTAGGAAAGAAGAACCTACAAGAGTTGCATAA
- a CDS encoding radical SAM protein encodes MNKSLLSESFSVYWYLTYKCNLKCKHCWVESSPTVDSEDKLSLSEVKNVLEQFKRANITNIAFSGGEPLLMKNIVDIINETNKHNIHYAFETNAILIDEQIIGAVNRRKYKNNEAVFIISLDGSTENYHDYLRGKGSFKKTVNQIFKLQKNNIPYSIQCVINKQNIHNVKEIIAFSKKLKPTNLTFAFLQPVGRAVSNLNNLELNKEDIVEVIKYINNASFIEDIDFTIKVKIQPAVVPSNIMTELKKSSKIEIVTNCDFPKIGILDNGDITICSLSKHSIRFGNIRKVNLKELINNEFIPMRRSYNDLNLQGICGECIFKIKCKGSCRVMAFCEDNCMNSAHPFCSELDRLNEFPDYYKVNS; translated from the coding sequence TTGAATAAATCTTTACTTAGCGAAAGTTTTTCAGTATATTGGTATTTAACGTATAAGTGCAATCTAAAATGCAAACATTGTTGGGTTGAATCATCACCAACAGTGGATTCAGAAGACAAACTATCGTTAAGTGAAGTAAAAAACGTTTTAGAGCAATTTAAAAGAGCAAATATTACTAATATTGCTTTTAGTGGTGGTGAACCTTTATTAATGAAGAATATAGTTGATATTATAAATGAAACAAATAAACATAATATACATTATGCTTTTGAAACTAATGCAATTTTAATCGATGAACAAATAATAGGAGCAGTTAATAGAAGGAAGTATAAAAATAATGAAGCAGTATTCATTATAAGTTTAGATGGCAGCACTGAAAATTATCATGATTACCTTAGAGGAAAAGGCTCTTTTAAAAAAACAGTTAATCAAATTTTTAAATTACAAAAAAACAATATTCCATATTCAATTCAGTGTGTTATAAATAAGCAGAATATACATAATGTAAAAGAAATTATTGCATTTAGTAAAAAACTAAAACCTACCAATTTGACATTTGCTTTTTTGCAACCTGTTGGTAGAGCTGTATCTAACTTAAATAACTTAGAACTAAATAAAGAAGATATAGTAGAGGTGATTAAATATATTAATAATGCTTCGTTTATCGAAGATATTGACTTTACTATCAAGGTTAAAATACAACCAGCAGTAGTTCCATCGAATATTATGACAGAATTAAAAAAATCCTCAAAAATAGAAATTGTAACGAATTGCGACTTTCCTAAAATTGGGATATTAGATAATGGAGATATTACAATTTGTTCTTTGTCTAAACATAGTATAAGATTTGGGAATATTAGAAAGGTTAATTTGAAAGAACTTATAAACAATGAATTTATCCCCATGAGAAGATCATATAATGATTTGAATCTACAAGGCATATGTGGTGAATGTATTTTTAAAATTAAATGTAAAGGTAGTTGCCGTGTTATGGCTTTCTGTGAAGATAACTGCATGAATTCAGCTCACCCTTTTTGTAGTGAGTTAGACCGGTTAAATGAGTTTCCAGATTACTATAAAGTAAATAGTTAA
- a CDS encoding PqqD family peptide modification chaperone, whose product MLSKTFSVNNDIAMANENDVCVIRNNKKQDILVTNSIGKNILNYKGEKIETIITNIHAEFTNLKREKIQEDVLEFIKQCIEKDVGVIE is encoded by the coding sequence GTGTTAAGTAAAACTTTCTCAGTAAATAATGATATAGCTATGGCAAATGAAAATGATGTATGTGTAATAAGGAATAATAAAAAACAAGACATATTGGTAACAAATAGCATAGGGAAAAATATTTTGAATTACAAAGGTGAAAAAATTGAAACCATTATAACTAATATACATGCGGAATTTACTAATTTGAAAAGAGAAAAAATACAAGAAGATGTTTTGGAATTTATTAAACAGTGTATTGAAAAGGATGTGGGTGTAATTGAATAA
- a CDS encoding CPBP family intramembrane glutamic endopeptidase: MLFKMLGIRRYIESLIIVCCIQLIHVGIVEEFFFRVFLIGILMPLGEAEAIIISALFFGVGHIFFIKSNYGFRRMSVRFGQCITYHTSIGLILGLMWTRINSFLFIVIIHVLINGSALVYPIAKQKFFTDKKLYPKGINGLKY, from the coding sequence TTGCTTTTCAAAATGTTAGGTATAAGACGATATATAGAATCATTAATTATTGTCTGTTGTATTCAATTAATCCATGTAGGTATTGTTGAAGAATTTTTCTTTCGTGTATTTTTAATTGGTATTTTAATGCCACTAGGCGAGGCTGAGGCAATAATTATTAGTGCCTTATTCTTTGGTGTAGGACATATATTCTTTATTAAAAGCAACTATGGATTTAGAAGGATGAGTGTTAGATTTGGTCAATGTATTACTTATCATACATCTATTGGATTAATTCTTGGTTTAATGTGGACAAGAATTAACTCGTTTTTATTTATAGTTATAATTCATGTTCTTATTAATGGCTCTGCTTTAGTATATCCTATTGCTAAACAAAAGTTTTTTACAGATAAAAAGCTTTACCCAAAGGGTATTAATGGGCTGAAATATTAA
- a CDS encoding ABC transporter permease, with protein MKLIDSYINDGKVIVNKDTSLINRVTYWIQGFLNIAFIRWANVRNEWYFHLLIAPLLPLGVLVFMKFSGAIDDLETALYITSGNVVLSLVLGPMQSICNDLAWGRQRNDLDFYSVLPISKMQLILGITSISTLFSIPGMLMVLLVGKVWLGFEIVFHPIIIAVIILSGLAMVGLGVIMGVYARNGHHANVMNSITIVIVTFLSPVLIPLENLPKLIQYTSYLFPTSYAANAFRSSLKGIVDMSLYLNILALIVFIVITFSFIIKKIDWRIE; from the coding sequence ATGAAATTAATTGATAGTTACATTAATGATGGAAAAGTTATAGTCAATAAAGATACTTCTTTAATCAACAGGGTAACTTACTGGATTCAAGGTTTTTTAAATATAGCCTTTATAAGGTGGGCAAATGTACGAAATGAATGGTATTTTCATTTGTTGATAGCACCTTTATTACCCTTAGGAGTCTTGGTTTTTATGAAGTTTTCTGGAGCAATAGATGACTTGGAAACTGCACTTTACATAACATCTGGAAATGTAGTTTTAAGCTTGGTTTTAGGACCGATGCAGTCTATATGTAATGACTTAGCATGGGGTAGACAACGTAATGATTTAGACTTTTACTCTGTTTTACCAATATCTAAGATGCAGCTAATTTTAGGTATTACTTCTATAAGCACATTATTTTCAATACCTGGAATGCTTATGGTCTTACTAGTTGGAAAGGTATGGCTTGGTTTTGAAATAGTTTTTCACCCTATAATTATAGCTGTTATAATTTTATCAGGATTAGCTATGGTAGGATTAGGAGTAATAATGGGTGTTTATGCTAGAAATGGACATCATGCAAATGTGATGAATTCTATTACAATAGTAATTGTAACTTTTCTTTCTCCAGTGTTGATACCATTAGAAAATCTCCCTAAACTTATTCAATATACATCATATCTATTCCCTACCAGTTATGCGGCAAATGCTTTTAGATCTTCTTTAAAAGGTATAGTTGATATGTCTCTTTACTTAAATATTTTGGCTTTGATAGTATTTATAGTTATAACATTCTCTTTTATTATAAAAAAAATTGACTGGAGAATAGAGTAA
- a CDS encoding ABC transporter ATP-binding protein, protein MHIYSINDVCKSFNNGKVEANKNITFSIKRGEIIGFLGPNGAGKSTLVKQMVGLLKPDEGDIHFYDQKINSNPEVLTYFLGYMPQRIGALGDLTASEAIRVTCKLKGLTNEATKVEVKTLMDEFDLNRIDKRPLNKLSGGENRLVAFCIALIANPEILILDEPTDGLDPEVRKIVWNKIMTLNREKNTTIVLVTHNVVEAERVLQRVGLINNGSIRAIGTVGELKDKISNQIKLDLKFNAMEKTNLINLFKDSSIYKVVPLDESHFIIYCDKEYIQSAIKILIENIGLEKFNDFNISTPNLEDVYIQLKKEGIR, encoded by the coding sequence TTGCACATTTATAGTATTAATGATGTTTGCAAGTCGTTTAATAATGGAAAAGTGGAAGCCAATAAAAATATTACATTTAGTATTAAAAGAGGAGAAATAATAGGTTTTTTAGGTCCAAATGGAGCAGGGAAGTCAACATTAGTTAAGCAAATGGTTGGTTTATTAAAACCAGATGAAGGAGATATACATTTTTATGATCAGAAAATAAATTCAAATCCAGAAGTTCTTACATATTTCTTAGGTTACATGCCTCAACGCATAGGTGCATTAGGAGACTTAACTGCTAGTGAGGCTATAAGAGTAACATGTAAGTTAAAAGGCCTAACTAATGAAGCTACAAAAGTAGAGGTTAAGACCTTAATGGATGAGTTTGATTTGAATCGTATAGATAAACGACCTTTAAACAAACTTTCAGGAGGCGAAAATAGATTAGTAGCTTTCTGTATAGCTCTAATAGCAAATCCAGAAATTTTAATACTAGATGAACCTACAGATGGATTAGACCCTGAAGTTAGAAAGATAGTATGGAACAAAATTATGACTTTAAACAGAGAAAAAAATACAACTATAGTTTTAGTAACCCACAATGTGGTTGAAGCGGAAAGGGTTTTACAAAGAGTTGGACTAATAAACAATGGCTCAATCAGGGCAATAGGGACTGTAGGAGAATTAAAGGATAAAATTTCTAATCAAATTAAGTTAGATTTAAAGTTTAATGCTATGGAAAAAACCAACCTAATAAATTTATTTAAGGACTCTTCCATCTATAAAGTTGTTCCATTGGATGAATCGCACTTTATAATATATTGTGATAAAGAATATATACAAAGCGCAATTAAAATATTAATAGAAAATATAGGTTTAGAAAAGTTTAATGATTTTAATATATCAACTCCTAATTTAGAAGATGTTTACATTCAGTTAAAGAAGGAGGGGATTAGATGA
- a CDS encoding SDR family NAD(P)-dependent oxidoreductase produces the protein MRVAVITGGCSGIGQKVAEKFLENKWKVVVLDREQNSSNIIDNYTYLKTELKDERAIEKSFNIISGEFSEINALVNCAGIIEDEISLTDLNKKKFEEVISVNLTAVFLTCKYCLPLLRHSSDSSIINIGSISGTKKNSKYLAYSASKAGLVSLSFSLAKQLAKNKIRVNIVSPGSVINTGFSGRYSKNKLSFKDKIQLIKQSPMAEIITPESIADIVYFLTSYESRHITGANIIVDAGISL, from the coding sequence ATGAGAGTTGCTGTAATAACAGGTGGGTGTTCTGGTATTGGACAGAAAGTTGCTGAAAAATTTTTAGAAAATAAGTGGAAGGTTGTTGTTTTAGATAGAGAACAAAATTCTTCAAATATTATTGATAACTATACATACTTGAAAACAGAGTTGAAAGATGAGAGAGCTATAGAGAAAAGCTTTAATATCATTTCAGGTGAATTTAGTGAAATAAATGCACTTGTTAACTGTGCGGGCATAATAGAAGATGAAATATCACTGACCGACTTAAATAAAAAAAAATTTGAAGAAGTAATATCTGTGAACTTAACGGCAGTATTTCTAACTTGTAAATATTGTTTGCCATTGTTAAGGCACTCATCAGACTCTAGCATTATTAATATAGGATCTATTAGTGGCACAAAAAAAAACTCAAAATATTTAGCTTACTCAGCTTCAAAGGCAGGATTAGTTTCTTTGAGTTTTAGCTTGGCAAAACAGTTAGCAAAAAACAAGATAAGAGTTAATATAGTTTCGCCAGGAAGTGTTATAAATACAGGATTTTCAGGACGTTATTCCAAAAATAAGTTATCATTTAAAGATAAAATTCAATTGATTAAGCAATCACCCATGGCTGAAATTATAACACCAGAGTCAATTGCGGATATTGTATATTTTTTAACTTCCTATGAATCAAGACACATTACGGGTGCAAATATTATAGTAGACGCAGGGATAAGTTTATAG